From the Paenibacillus sp. FSL H8-0548 genome, one window contains:
- a CDS encoding NEAT domain-containing protein — protein MIRNFKKSFALLLVVALLLSSYPLSIVSASGQTTAAPALADGEYLIGYRYLENNLPNTSAANGYLQTGSSGKLIVAGGKTTFEQEVTQKNYNRFQYLGYRKAGGNKAVITKESVSKDGYEPVSASPANNGTDHVIITIEIEDIRTNQDVLMHVYIKDDPDFDAGFVYDNWYNVQLELDKSTLPLLPVEEDDNGGETEQPITLETLDELITVSRSVYQSANEGTEIGDYPTGAKQEFYNSIVLAEALRAGSSSAPALIKAVYENLAEALNKFRALIISADKAALRALIAETEAFVAQMNELGAAEGKLGHTFAPITPGEYALNSKPNLEAFLNKARIVALDEKSVQLAVDNAWADLNSNYISYANAVYIAWESAPIYVLDSLDPTTTQSNYASEIGTTVTYITNNSLPRVSANITLLKGELEISEVVQSTALRTGLMTTTGLDFAVDSNKALPVTKISDESHKVYQVIIRHLSANLPGNTTWIGLSYISYKVGDQTRQVYISYNSELLEALKLSAGTAEKLLNEANPIDGSEQAYSTAEQSLQEKIDSALQAASNLAATRPQIAAAQKALDTAVKEFKLHAAYPIYFTAVHADKEEFSIMDNYFVKPAVISAAGEGNYASFTVTDSSIIKSLQIYTNGQFVESEIVSEDSNADTRVVKFKVDDLAALVEAKVHIVTAYGGQTYDRIDTIRLNFNNVNNKALSDEIALAGAVLTAAQTGTKQGEYSAETKAAFQSAITAAAKAAASVTGTQAETDAALLALVQAVEVFKDNAVKGIADGEYAIGFRILKYGTNDNSVMQEYVDPTAILKVAGEEKTVHMTLNQHKGITALKFNGQDVKVESIDAAANKRVVSFPISLLTAIQDGWVKVDMTDINYHHEYDIQLKLDVSSLISVPVDVSALSALVKSAQQAHDGAVEGEKDGNYKSGAKALLAAAIAEASASEDASLSQAQIDAAAAKLNVALTAFHAAKVSSSVITNPDQGLANGEYSIGVRILKIGTEQTSVMQDYIYSPAKLIVSGSSKTIHLTLKQDKEITALKFNGANVSVVSRNAEQNTRVVSFPVADLSKVTEGWVKIDWPAMDYFHEYSIQFKFDEASIRPYSSSDDPALLPELEEEEEKEELNEPVVTSFKDVQGHWAQSTIEKAIALGIAKGYEDGSFRPNAVINRAEFAVLIGRTLKLQSSTATIKFNDNTDIPNWAQEYVTRAVAAGLVGGYEDQTFRASNEITRAELAVIIARAAKLETKEDAVLSFDDADQFPSWARKEAAAAIEAGLIQGKGKNKFDPNASATRAEALTLILRLLESK, from the coding sequence TTGATTAGAAATTTTAAAAAATCATTTGCTTTATTGCTTGTTGTGGCTTTATTGCTATCATCCTATCCGTTAAGCATCGTGTCAGCGTCTGGCCAAACAACAGCGGCACCTGCTCTGGCAGATGGCGAGTATTTGATTGGTTACAGATATTTGGAAAATAATTTGCCGAACACATCCGCTGCAAATGGCTACCTGCAAACTGGAAGTTCAGGGAAGCTAATTGTAGCAGGAGGGAAAACAACATTTGAGCAAGAGGTAACGCAGAAAAATTATAACCGTTTCCAATATCTTGGGTATCGTAAGGCTGGCGGCAATAAAGCAGTAATTACGAAGGAATCTGTAAGCAAAGACGGGTATGAGCCGGTATCGGCAAGCCCAGCCAATAATGGTACCGATCATGTCATAATAACGATTGAAATTGAGGACATAAGGACGAATCAGGACGTACTTATGCATGTCTATATTAAAGATGACCCGGATTTTGATGCAGGATTTGTATATGATAATTGGTATAACGTACAGTTGGAATTGGATAAGAGCACTTTGCCGCTGCTGCCAGTCGAGGAAGATGACAATGGCGGTGAGACAGAGCAGCCGATTACACTTGAAACATTAGATGAGTTGATTACGGTATCTCGTTCCGTCTATCAAAGCGCTAATGAAGGAACCGAAATCGGAGATTATCCGACAGGCGCTAAACAGGAGTTTTACAATAGCATTGTTCTTGCAGAGGCTTTAAGAGCAGGCTCAAGCTCGGCACCCGCTCTTATCAAGGCGGTATATGAGAATCTAGCAGAGGCGTTGAACAAGTTTAGAGCATTAATTATTTCTGCGGATAAAGCTGCGCTTAGAGCGCTTATTGCTGAAACGGAAGCATTTGTTGCCCAAATGAATGAGCTCGGTGCGGCAGAAGGGAAATTAGGTCATACCTTCGCGCCTATCACGCCGGGAGAATATGCTTTAAACTCTAAGCCTAATCTGGAGGCGTTCCTAAATAAAGCTCGTATCGTAGCTTTGGATGAAAAATCTGTACAGCTGGCGGTTGATAATGCTTGGGCTGATCTGAATTCAAACTATATATCTTATGCGAACGCAGTATATATTGCTTGGGAATCTGCTCCAATCTATGTGCTGGACTCATTGGACCCGACTACGACACAATCTAACTATGCTAGCGAAATTGGAACAACAGTTACCTATATTACGAACAATTCGCTTCCTAGAGTAAGTGCAAATATCACTCTACTAAAGGGTGAACTGGAAATTAGTGAGGTGGTTCAATCTACAGCGCTTAGAACTGGACTAATGACGACAACCGGCCTAGACTTTGCAGTAGACAGCAATAAAGCGCTGCCGGTAACCAAGATTTCGGATGAATCACATAAAGTGTATCAAGTCATTATACGACATCTTTCTGCTAATTTGCCTGGAAATACGACGTGGATAGGCCTGTCTTATATTAGCTATAAAGTTGGAGATCAAACAAGACAAGTATATATTAGCTACAATTCAGAGCTGCTTGAGGCATTAAAGCTGTCTGCAGGCACGGCTGAGAAGCTGCTTAATGAAGCGAATCCAATTGATGGTTCGGAGCAAGCCTACAGCACAGCGGAACAAAGCTTGCAGGAAAAAATTGATTCTGCGCTGCAAGCAGCAAGCAACCTTGCAGCGACTAGACCGCAAATTGCTGCTGCACAGAAAGCGCTAGATACAGCGGTAAAAGAATTCAAGCTCCATGCAGCGTATCCAATTTATTTTACAGCTGTGCATGCGGACAAAGAAGAGTTTTCAATAATGGATAACTATTTCGTGAAACCCGCTGTAATTAGTGCGGCAGGTGAAGGGAATTATGCTTCCTTTACGGTAACTGACAGCTCCATTATTAAATCCCTTCAAATCTACACAAACGGACAATTCGTGGAATCGGAAATCGTTAGTGAAGATAGCAATGCCGATACGAGAGTTGTGAAATTCAAGGTAGATGATTTGGCGGCATTGGTAGAAGCGAAGGTGCATATTGTGACAGCCTATGGAGGCCAGACTTATGACCGAATAGACACCATTCGCTTGAACTTTAATAATGTTAATAACAAGGCGCTGTCTGATGAAATCGCTCTAGCAGGAGCGGTGTTGACGGCTGCTCAAACCGGTACAAAGCAAGGCGAATACTCGGCGGAGACGAAGGCGGCCTTCCAATCAGCTATCACGGCCGCAGCGAAAGCAGCGGCAAGTGTCACAGGTACACAGGCTGAGACGGATGCTGCATTGCTTGCACTGGTGCAGGCTGTCGAAGTGTTCAAAGATAATGCAGTCAAAGGAATTGCAGACGGTGAATATGCAATAGGCTTCCGTATTTTGAAATATGGTACCAATGATAATTCCGTGATGCAGGAGTATGTTGATCCGACAGCGATTTTGAAGGTTGCTGGAGAAGAGAAAACGGTGCATATGACGCTCAACCAGCATAAAGGAATTACGGCCTTGAAATTTAATGGTCAAGATGTGAAGGTTGAAAGTATTGATGCAGCTGCCAATAAGCGCGTAGTTTCATTCCCGATATCACTGTTAACCGCCATTCAGGATGGCTGGGTTAAGGTAGATATGACGGATATTAATTATCACCATGAATATGATATTCAATTAAAGCTCGATGTCAGCTCGCTGATTAGTGTTCCCGTCGATGTATCGGCGCTGAGTGCGCTAGTGAAATCCGCCCAGCAGGCTCATGATGGAGCGGTTGAGGGCGAAAAGGACGGAAACTATAAGTCCGGAGCTAAGGCATTGCTGGCAGCAGCTATTGCAGAGGCGAGTGCTTCAGAGGATGCTTCTCTGTCCCAAGCACAAATCGATGCCGCAGCGGCAAAGCTAAATGTGGCATTGACTGCGTTCCATGCAGCCAAGGTGTCTTCAAGTGTAATTACGAATCCTGATCAAGGGTTAGCCAATGGAGAATACAGCATAGGCGTTCGAATCTTGAAAATCGGGACGGAGCAAACGTCCGTGATGCAGGATTATATTTACTCTCCTGCGAAGCTTATTGTCTCTGGAAGCAGCAAAACCATTCATCTGACGTTAAAGCAGGATAAAGAAATAACGGCCTTAAAGTTTAATGGCGCTAATGTGTCGGTTGTGAGCAGAAATGCAGAGCAAAACACGCGGGTCGTTTCGTTCCCCGTCGCGGATCTCTCAAAGGTTACCGAGGGCTGGGTGAAAATCGATTGGCCGGCCATGGACTATTTCCATGAGTACAGTATTCAATTCAAGTTCGATGAAGCAAGCATAAGACCGTATAGCTCATCAGATGATCCAGCGCTCCTTCCAGAGCTTGAAGAGGAAGAAGAAAAGGAAGAGCTGAACGAGCCAGTGGTGACGAGCTTTAAGGATGTTCAAGGTCACTGGGCACAATCCACGATTGAGAAGGCGATTGCTTTAGGGATTGCTAAGGGCTATGAGGATGGCAGCTTCCGTCCTAATGCGGTTATTAATCGCGCTGAATTCGCAGTGTTGATTGGTCGTACATTGAAGCTGCAGAGCAGCACAGCAACGATAAAATTCAACGATAATACGGATATACCGAATTGGGCTCAGGAGTATGTCACCAGAGCGGTAGCAGCAGGCTTAGTTGGCGGCTATGAAGACCAAACGTTCCGGGCGAGCAATGAAATTACGCGTGCGGAGCTTGCGGTAATTATTGCACGGGCAGCGAAGCTGGAAACGAAGGAGGATGCGGTACTATCCTTTGATGATGCGGATCAGTTCCCGTCATGGGCGAGGAAGGAAGCGGCAGCAGCAATAGAAGCTGGCCTCATTCAAGGCAAAGGAAAAAACAAGTTTGATCCAAATGCGAGTGCAACTCGCGCAGAAGCATTAACTCTAATTTTGCGACTGCTAGAGAGCAAGTAA
- a CDS encoding undecaprenyl-diphosphate phosphatase, with protein MGDFILWLKYLLLGIVQGATEPIPVSSSGHLIIAQKLLGVDQRGLAFEILTNTASLFAIAFIFREDIVRLIVNSVRFIQTRKKEYRADFMFAVYVVVGTIPAVVIGLFFKDQIEAYFSNVRTVAVSLLVTGVALWFIRNLRGKKRDGDLSFKDALIVGLAQAVALIPGISRSGSTVITSIAVGMKQDTALRFSFMLYIPISLGGLVLGISDIAGDPNRSALAIPYLIAFLTTLVVTYFAMKWFMNIMAKGNLIYFAYYCFAAGILLLIFL; from the coding sequence ATGGGAGATTTTATACTGTGGTTAAAATATTTACTGCTAGGCATTGTACAGGGAGCAACCGAGCCGATTCCGGTATCCTCAAGCGGTCATCTCATTATTGCCCAGAAGCTGCTAGGCGTAGACCAGCGAGGCTTGGCTTTTGAGATCCTGACGAACACCGCTTCGCTTTTTGCTATTGCCTTTATTTTTCGAGAAGATATCGTAAGGCTGATCGTCAATAGCGTGCGCTTTATTCAGACCAGAAAAAAGGAATATCGTGCAGATTTTATGTTTGCGGTTTATGTGGTTGTAGGTACGATTCCAGCTGTCGTTATTGGGCTATTTTTCAAGGATCAAATCGAAGCCTACTTTTCTAATGTGCGTACTGTAGCAGTATCCTTATTGGTTACTGGTGTTGCCCTTTGGTTTATTCGCAATTTGCGCGGTAAGAAGCGTGACGGTGATTTGTCCTTTAAGGATGCGCTGATCGTTGGGTTAGCACAAGCCGTAGCATTGATTCCCGGCATTAGCCGGTCGGGCTCCACGGTCATTACGTCCATTGCTGTAGGGATGAAGCAGGATACTGCGCTGCGATTCTCATTTATGCTGTATATCCCGATTAGCTTGGGGGGGCTGGTGCTAGGCATCTCTGATATTGCGGGTGATCCTAATCGCTCAGCATTAGCTATACCGTATTTGATCGCATTCTTAACGACATTAGTCGTTACCTATTTTGCTATGAAATGGTTCATGAACATTATGGCCAAAGGCAATCTCATCTATTTTGCTTATTACTGCTTTGCAGCTGGCATATTGCTTCTTATTTTTCTCTAG
- a CDS encoding SGNH/GDSL hydrolase family protein, which produces MMTNKKVILFQGDSITDGARGRNDDLNHILGHSYAYIVGARLGYEWAEEQPVFINRGISGDRASDLYARWNEDAISLNPSLISILIGVNDAWRTMKGEPSGVTDRFGRAYRHLLEETKEVLPDAQLVLCEPFVLNTGAPSQNWEAWSELITAYQQTVRELAEQFGAVFVPLQATFDEACKRADAAYWLWDGVHPTAAGHELIARQWLKTVLDFK; this is translated from the coding sequence ATGATGACGAATAAAAAGGTAATCTTATTTCAAGGGGATTCCATAACTGATGGAGCTAGAGGGAGAAATGACGATCTGAACCATATTCTCGGACATAGCTATGCTTATATCGTTGGTGCAAGGCTTGGCTATGAGTGGGCGGAAGAGCAGCCTGTTTTTATAAATCGAGGGATAAGCGGAGATCGCGCATCGGATTTATATGCAAGGTGGAATGAGGATGCAATCAGTCTCAATCCGAGCCTAATCAGCATTCTAATAGGTGTTAATGATGCTTGGAGGACGATGAAGGGCGAGCCAAGCGGTGTAACGGATCGTTTTGGACGGGCATATCGCCACCTGCTAGAGGAAACGAAGGAAGTGCTGCCGGATGCGCAGCTGGTGCTTTGCGAGCCCTTCGTACTGAACACGGGAGCACCTTCGCAAAATTGGGAGGCATGGTCGGAGCTTATTACGGCGTATCAGCAAACGGTTCGTGAGCTTGCGGAGCAGTTCGGCGCCGTATTTGTGCCTCTTCAAGCGACATTTGATGAGGCTTGCAAGCGTGCAGATGCTGCATACTGGTTATGGGACGGCGTACATCCTACGGCGGCAGGCCACGAATTAATAGCAAGGCAGTGGCTAAAAACAGTGCTGGATTTTAAATAA
- a CDS encoding sensor histidine kinase: MHKMTKLFRNLSVTWKFVATYLCILAVSLSACGIYLYTQLSGSAISQAQIVMEQNLLQTRNSIMNKMDMIQNISKLLTSDIRFQTFLGSEFNNNSFAYDDYTSNINPYVENVLRQNPFVHSLRVYMTNQAIPEIYDSFYQISRIAGQEWVQRVTKDETNVSGWRGLHSEKVLLNIPKRGEPEDVFSFYQKINSFRYFDMVGLLEIEILESDLFDILSSESTGDIGALFMLDEQNNVVSSNKNELYKHKITDAGLMDLSLTTSVNTVLKVEGRKSVVISVPFDDLGLRLIGIFPVSSLNEKVKESAFSITGILLIALVVLGFIVYFITNALLSRLKMIVLAMKRVKEGSLTVSVPVQSNDEFSQIAISFNLMTERIHELVETVYKSQLMEREAELKALESQVNPHFLYNTLATISWVARKAKSTEIVHLSGALAQFYRLVLNKGRHEILIKNELEMVKAYLDIQKFRFEEMFDVVYEIDERVYEYCVVKNILQPIVENALNHGIEPKRDRGTLIIKASIEDDDMLCFKVIDDGVGMTKERLAALNAGNIEQTSGSGYAVKNIAERLSSYYGDRHAFHIHSAPGIGTSVKIIFAKERE; this comes from the coding sequence ATGCACAAAATGACCAAGCTATTTCGCAATCTAAGCGTGACATGGAAATTCGTTGCGACGTACCTGTGCATATTGGCGGTTTCGCTTTCTGCCTGCGGCATTTATTTGTATACGCAGCTATCTGGCTCGGCGATCTCACAGGCGCAAATCGTAATGGAGCAAAATTTGCTTCAAACGCGCAACAGTATCATGAACAAGATGGATATGATTCAAAATATATCGAAGCTGCTCACCTCGGATATCCGCTTTCAAACGTTTTTGGGCAGCGAATTCAATAATAATTCGTTTGCGTATGATGACTATACGTCGAATATTAATCCCTATGTGGAAAACGTGCTCCGGCAAAACCCTTTTGTGCATTCGCTGCGTGTATATATGACGAACCAAGCGATTCCGGAGATCTATGACAGCTTCTATCAGATTAGCCGAATTGCCGGTCAGGAATGGGTGCAAAGGGTTACGAAGGACGAAACGAATGTCTCAGGCTGGCGGGGACTGCATTCAGAGAAGGTTTTGCTGAACATACCGAAGCGAGGCGAGCCGGAGGATGTGTTTTCCTTCTATCAGAAAATAAACTCCTTCCGCTATTTCGATATGGTGGGCTTGCTTGAGATTGAAATTTTGGAAAGCGATTTATTTGATATTTTAAGCTCAGAGAGCACGGGGGACATTGGGGCCTTATTCATGCTTGATGAGCAAAATAATGTAGTATCCAGCAACAAAAATGAGCTGTACAAGCATAAAATAACGGATGCTGGCTTAATGGATCTTTCGCTTACGACAAGTGTGAATACAGTACTGAAGGTGGAGGGGCGCAAATCCGTCGTCATTTCAGTACCCTTTGACGATCTTGGTCTGCGCCTAATTGGCATATTTCCAGTAAGCAGCCTAAATGAGAAGGTGAAGGAGTCCGCTTTCTCAATTACGGGTATTTTGCTTATCGCGCTTGTCGTGCTGGGATTTATCGTCTATTTCATTACCAATGCACTGCTTTCCCGCCTGAAAATGATTGTACTCGCAATGAAGAGAGTGAAAGAGGGCTCGCTTACCGTTTCTGTTCCCGTGCAGTCTAATGATGAATTTTCGCAAATTGCGATTAGCTTCAACCTGATGACCGAGCGGATACATGAGCTGGTGGAGACGGTATACAAAAGCCAGCTGATGGAGCGAGAGGCCGAGCTTAAAGCGCTGGAATCGCAGGTGAATCCTCATTTTCTGTATAATACGCTTGCAACCATCTCCTGGGTAGCGCGAAAGGCGAAGTCGACAGAAATCGTTCATTTGTCGGGAGCGCTCGCACAGTTTTACCGATTGGTGCTGAACAAGGGAAGACATGAAATTTTAATCAAGAACGAGCTGGAGATGGTCAAGGCCTATCTCGACATCCAGAAGTTTCGATTTGAAGAAATGTTTGATGTCGTTTATGAAATTGATGAACGTGTCTATGAATATTGTGTAGTGAAAAACATACTTCAGCCAATTGTAGAAAATGCACTGAATCATGGAATTGAGCCGAAGCGGGATCGCGGCACGCTTATTATAAAGGCCTCTATTGAAGACGATGATATGCTTTGCTTTAAGGTCATTGATGACGGAGTGGGCATGACCAAGGAGAGACTTGCGGCGCTGAACGCTGGGAATATTGAACAGACGAGCGGAAGCGGCTACGCGGTGAAAAACATAGCCGAGCGTTTATCCTCGTATTACGGCGACAGACATGCCTTCCATATTCACAGTGCGCCTGGCATCGGAACATCCGTTAAGATTATTTTTGCGAAGGAGAGAGAGTGA
- a CDS encoding response regulator, translating to MYKLLIVEDERWEREGLIDFLDWGAMGIEIAGTARDGIEGLEQTLELGADIVITDIRMPGMDGLEMSRKIKELKPNVRIIILTGYGDFEYARKAIDLRASHYVLKPVSEEKLLEAMAKVLDECEQDTSFKQEREELLLEVEEHRRLMKEKWIDDLLFGTLGPKYARELAAMEGFPSVMESFVVYAIKDLRQAHFGEKLHKLIVGPHLIKYLNKREGLWLVVIPAPAMRPDEYAHKLIERLAGGGSLLRRSQVTIAVGTEADTIFEVSDSVKLAEQLLAYAQFWGESGVISLEAVESERSAFLSEAADFLHKGGQQVKAIVFSVHALEEEQAIAAVTELFHYIKACRGAEGDYIRHYISGLLFELSVVAGINKTENDSGANSGEQLYSLLSLDAILAYIYTFVADTIAALREKRDGKDEYVIRQVNKLIEQKYMSQEISLKSMAEEVFLSPNYLGSLYKKTTGRPFHDQLAQVRMNKAKELLANPQYKVARVAKEVGIPSTSYFCTVFKSAFGISPGEYQEMLHRK from the coding sequence ATGTATAAATTACTTATTGTGGAGGACGAGCGCTGGGAGCGGGAAGGGCTGATTGATTTTTTGGATTGGGGTGCTATGGGGATAGAAATAGCGGGGACGGCTCGCGATGGCATTGAAGGGCTGGAGCAGACGCTAGAGCTTGGCGCTGACATCGTCATTACGGATATTCGCATGCCAGGCATGGATGGCCTCGAGATGTCACGTAAAATCAAGGAGCTAAAGCCAAATGTACGGATTATTATTTTGACCGGCTACGGTGATTTTGAATATGCTCGCAAGGCCATTGATCTCAGGGCTAGTCATTATGTTCTGAAGCCGGTAAGCGAGGAGAAATTGCTGGAAGCGATGGCAAAGGTACTGGATGAATGTGAGCAGGATACGAGCTTCAAGCAGGAGCGGGAAGAGCTTCTACTTGAAGTAGAAGAGCATCGTCGGCTCATGAAGGAGAAATGGATCGATGACCTGCTGTTTGGGACGCTGGGCCCAAAGTACGCGAGGGAGCTGGCAGCAATGGAGGGCTTCCCTTCGGTCATGGAGTCCTTCGTAGTTTATGCCATTAAAGACCTAAGGCAAGCCCATTTCGGGGAAAAGCTGCACAAGCTTATAGTAGGCCCCCATCTCATCAAGTATTTGAATAAACGCGAAGGGCTATGGCTTGTCGTGATCCCAGCTCCAGCAATGCGGCCAGATGAGTATGCCCATAAGCTGATCGAGCGATTAGCTGGCGGGGGAAGCCTGCTGCGGCGAAGCCAAGTAACCATTGCTGTCGGGACTGAGGCAGATACGATCTTTGAGGTATCAGATTCGGTCAAGCTGGCGGAGCAGCTTCTTGCCTACGCACAATTTTGGGGAGAGAGCGGTGTTATTTCACTAGAGGCAGTGGAGAGTGAGCGGTCAGCCTTTCTGAGTGAAGCGGCAGATTTCCTCCATAAAGGCGGTCAACAAGTGAAAGCGATCGTATTCAGCGTTCATGCGCTGGAGGAGGAGCAGGCCATTGCAGCGGTTACGGAATTATTTCACTATATCAAAGCGTGCAGAGGGGCCGAAGGAGATTACATCCGTCATTATATTAGCGGCTTGCTCTTCGAGCTTTCGGTCGTTGCTGGCATTAACAAAACGGAGAACGATAGCGGAGCTAATTCCGGCGAGCAGCTGTATTCGCTGCTGTCGTTAGATGCTATCTTAGCCTATATCTATACATTTGTTGCCGATACGATTGCGGCATTGCGAGAGAAACGAGACGGCAAGGATGAATATGTGATCCGTCAGGTGAACAAGCTGATTGAACAAAAATATATGTCGCAGGAGATCAGTCTGAAATCTATGGCGGAGGAGGTATTTCTGTCTCCGAATTATTTGGGCTCGCTGTATAAGAAAACGACAGGACGGCCTTTCCATGATCAGCTTGCGCAGGTCAGAATGAATAAGGCGAAGGAGCTGCTGGCAAATCCGCAATATAAGGTAGCTCGGGTGGCCAAAGAGGTAGGTATCCCAAGCACTTCGTATTTCTGCACCGTATTCAAGAGCGCGTTTGGTATTTCACCAGGCGAATATCAGGAAATGCTGCATCGAAAATAA
- a CDS encoding ABC transporter permease subunit → MEDLSMAVSKRASSGPKPSTLGKRFWAQRYLMILTLPAVIWLIIFHYVPMYGIIIAFEEYNPVQGFTFSPWVGLANFKELFIDPSFMDSVINTFKISMLKLLFGFPAPILLAIMLNELRAQRLKRVIQSLSYLPYFISWVFVVGFMYTLLDPRTGALSGLLQTLGLVTQEKLLMGDPKTFTTLVVVSEIWKNIGWNSIIFLAAIASIDPQLYEAATVDGAGRFRKIWHITLPAIKPTVVILLILNVGGLVNANFDQLFLMKNSMTQDQANVLSIYSYEMGLVLGRFSYGTAVGLFQSVVAFFLMLGANYASRKITNESLF, encoded by the coding sequence ATGGAAGACCTGAGCATGGCGGTGAGCAAACGAGCAAGCAGCGGTCCAAAACCCAGCACGCTGGGCAAAAGATTTTGGGCGCAGCGCTACTTGATGATCCTTACGCTGCCAGCGGTAATTTGGCTAATTATATTCCATTATGTGCCGATGTACGGCATTATTATTGCATTTGAGGAGTACAACCCGGTGCAGGGCTTTACGTTTAGCCCGTGGGTGGGGCTGGCTAACTTTAAGGAATTGTTTATCGATCCAAGCTTCATGGATTCGGTCATTAATACGTTTAAGATCAGTATGCTTAAGCTGCTGTTCGGTTTTCCAGCACCGATTCTACTGGCGATTATGCTGAATGAGCTGAGAGCACAGCGCCTCAAAAGGGTCATTCAATCGTTATCCTATCTGCCTTATTTTATATCGTGGGTATTCGTAGTCGGCTTTATGTACACGCTGCTTGATCCTAGGACGGGCGCACTTAGCGGACTGCTTCAAACACTCGGGCTAGTCACACAGGAAAAGCTGCTCATGGGTGATCCGAAGACGTTTACGACGCTTGTTGTTGTATCTGAAATATGGAAAAATATCGGCTGGAACTCGATTATATTTTTGGCAGCGATTGCAAGCATTGATCCACAGCTTTATGAGGCGGCAACGGTGGACGGAGCGGGACGCTTTCGCAAAATATGGCATATCACGCTGCCAGCGATTAAGCCAACTGTTGTCATCTTGTTAATTCTTAATGTGGGCGGGTTAGTCAATGCGAATTTTGATCAGCTGTTTCTGATGAAAAACTCCATGACGCAGGATCAGGCAAACGTCTTGTCGATTTACTCGTATGAGATGGGACTGGTGCTTGGACGGTTCTCCTACGGTACTGCCGTTGGATTATTCCAATCCGTTGTGGCGTTCTTCCTTATGCTGGGTGCCAATTATGCCTCCCGCAAAATAACGAACGAAAGCTTATTCTAA
- a CDS encoding carbohydrate ABC transporter permease, which translates to MNAVHRTTGEKLFDAANVVLLLLLAFVTLYPFYNILITSFNDPADAARGGITFWPRVLSFENYKMVLQDESLINAFIVTVARTIFGTATAVLFTAAFSYGVSKPELLGRKLFLILAIITMYFSGGLIPQYLLIAQYLHLKGNFLAYILPNLFSVFNALIMITFFRGIPKEMEESAKVDGAHELTIFWRLVLPVSKPVLATIALYNAVFHWNSWFDAMLYGGEQLRTLQQILMQIISSNSNVSLMASNLGMKAVTSESVKLATMVITTLPIVFSYPFLQKYFVKGIMIGSVKG; encoded by the coding sequence ATGAATGCTGTTCACCGGACTACGGGAGAAAAGCTGTTTGATGCGGCGAATGTCGTGCTGCTCCTGCTTCTTGCCTTCGTTACTTTGTATCCGTTCTACAACATATTAATTACATCATTTAACGATCCAGCAGATGCAGCAAGGGGGGGCATTACGTTCTGGCCGCGAGTACTTTCCTTTGAAAATTACAAGATGGTGCTTCAGGATGAAAGCCTGATCAATGCCTTTATTGTAACCGTTGCTCGAACCATTTTCGGGACGGCAACAGCCGTTCTCTTCACGGCAGCTTTCTCGTATGGAGTATCCAAGCCAGAGCTGCTCGGACGAAAGCTGTTTCTAATATTGGCGATTATTACGATGTACTTTAGCGGCGGTCTTATTCCACAATATTTGCTGATCGCGCAGTATCTGCATTTGAAGGGCAATTTCCTTGCCTATATCCTGCCTAATTTGTTCAGTGTATTTAATGCTTTAATTATGATTACCTTCTTCCGAGGCATTCCGAAGGAGATGGAGGAGTCTGCTAAAGTAGACGGCGCTCATGAGCTTACGATTTTTTGGAGACTGGTCCTGCCGGTATCGAAGCCGGTGCTTGCGACCATTGCTTTATATAATGCAGTATTTCATTGGAATTCATGGTTTGATGCTATGCTGTATGGCGGCGAGCAGCTTCGTACGCTTCAGCAAATTCTGATGCAAATTATTAGCTCCAATAGCAATGTCAGCCTAATGGCAAGCAATCTTGGGATGAAAGCCGTGACCTCCGAGTCAGTGAAGCTGGCAACCATGGTGATTACGACGCTGCCCATCGTGTTCTCCTATCCGTTTCTGCAAAAGTATTTTGTTAAAGGGATCATGATCGGCTCGGTTAAAGGGTAA